Genomic window (Achromobacter sp. B7):
GGTCGATCTCGGGCCGGCCTTCCAGCGCTTTTTCCAACCGTTCGACCTGGCGCAGCGTGGCCGCGAACGACGCACCCTCTTGCAGCCGCACGTCCACCATCAGCTCGGTACGGTCCGAGCTGGGAAAGAACTGCTGGGGCACAAGCTTGAAGCCCGCCATCGCCACGACGAAGATCACCACCGTGCCCGCCAGCACCCAGAAGCGGCGGTCCACGCACCACGCCACCCAACCGCGCAGACGCTGATAGAAGCGGGTGTTGTAGATATCGTGTTCGTGGTCGTGCGGCTGATGGGCTTCGCGCTTGCGCTCGGGCAGCAGCCGATAGCCCAGAAGCGGAATCAGCACCACGGCGGCAAACCACGAAGTGATCAGCGCAATGGCCGACACCTGGAAAATGGACCGCGTGTATTCGCCGGTGCTGGACTTGGCCAGCGCGATCGGCAGAAAGCCGGCCACGGTGACCAGCGTGCCGGTCAGCATGGGAAACGCGGTGCTGGTGTAGGCGAAGGCGGCGGCGCGCGCGCGGCTCCAGCCCTGTTCCAGCTTCACCGCCATCATTTCCACGGCGATGATGGCATCGTCCACCAGCAGGCCCAGCGCCAGCACCAAGGTGCCCAGCGACACCTTGTGCAGGCCGATGCCGAACATGTCCATGAACAGCGCGGTGATGGCCAGCACCACCGGGATCGAAATCACGACGACCATGCCGGTGCGCAGGCCCAGCGACACCAGGCTGACGATCAGCACGATGGCAACCGCTTCTGCCACCGAACGCAGAAATTCGTCAACGGAATCCGATACCGCGTCCGGCATGCTGGACACTTCCGTCAGCGTCAGGCCGGCGGGCAATTGCGCCTTGAGCTTGTCAAAGGTCTTGTCCAGGGCTTCGCCCAGGCGCACCACATCCTGGCCCGGTTGCATGGTGATGCCGATGCCCAGCACGGGCTTGCCGTTAAAGCGCATCTGCTCGGTGGGCGGGTCGTCATAGCCGCGATGGATGGTGGCGATGTCGCCCAGGCGGATCGACTTGTCGTTGACGCGGATCAGCGTGTCGGCCAGCGCGCGGCTGTTTTCGAACTGTCCCGTCGGCCGCACGAAGATGCGGTCGTCGGCCGTGGTCAGGGTGCCGGCGCTGGACACCGCGTTTTGCGTGTTGATGGCCTGCGCGATCTGCTGAGGCGTCACGCCCAGACGGCTTAGCTGTGTATTGGAGATTTCGACATACACGTGTTCAGCCTGGTCGGCAAAGTAATCGACCTTGGCCACGCCCGGCACGCGCAGCAGCACGGTGCGCAGATTGTCGGCGTAATCGTGCAGTTGCGCGGGCGAAAAGCCGTCGCCATGCAGCGTGTAGATGTTGGTATAGACGTCGCCGAATTCGTCGTTGAAGAACGGGCCTTGCACGCCTTGCGGCAACGTGGCCTGGATATCGCCGACCTTCTTGCGCACCTGATACCACTGGTCGGCCACCGTGTTGGCGGGCGCCGAGTCTTTCATGGTGTAGAAGATCAGCGATTCACCGGGGCGGGAATAGCTGCGGAGAAAGTCCGTGTTGGCGGTCTCCTGTAGCTTCTTGCCGATGCGGTCGGTGACTTGTTCCTGCACCTGCTTGGCGGTCGCGCCCGGCCATAAGGTCTTGATGACCATCACGCGGAACGTGAAGGGGGGGTCTTCGGACTGGGCCAGCTTGGAATACGACAGCACGCCAAACAGCGTGACCAGCGTGATCAGGAAAATGACCAGCGGCTGGTGGCGCAGCGCCCAGGCCGACAGGTTGAACTTGCCTTCTTTGTGGTCGTGGCCGGGATCTTCGGCGGGTGCGCTCATGATGCGAAGTCCTCGGCGTGCAGGGGCGCCACGGGGCGCACCTTTTCACCGGCGGTCACGGTGTGCACGCCTTGCCAGACCACGCGTTCACCCGCCGACACGCCGCCGGTCAGCGTTACGGTGCGCGCGTCAAAGCGCAACACCTGTACGCGGCGCAGCTCCAGCGTGTCTTCCTTCGGTTTGACGATCCATACGGCGGGGTCCTTGCCGTCATGGAATAGCGCGGTGGCGGGCACGGTGTAGGTGGCCTGGTCGGCCGCGCCGTGATTGTCGAAGCTGATGTTGGCCGTCATGCCCAGCCGCACTTGCGGCGACGGCGATTCCAGCGTGAGCTTCACGCGGTAAGTGCGGCTTTGCGGGTCGGCGGCCGGCGCGATCTCGCGCAGCGTGGCCGTGAAGTTCTGGCCGGGCAGCGGGCCCAGCGTCACGTTGGCGCGTTGGCCGATCGTCAAACCGGCCAGTACGCTTTCCGGCACGTCGCAAATGGCATCGATGTCGCCCGCCCAGGCCAGCTGGTAGACGGGAGTGCCGGCCGCCACGTTCTGCCCGGTGTCGGCCTGTTCGGCGGTGATGACGCCCGCATGGTCGGCCTGCAACGTCGTGTACTTAAGCTGGTCGGCCGACAGCGCGGCCTGCTGGGCGGCCTGATCGCGTTGGGCCAGGGCCGAGGCGTAGGCGTTGCGGGTCTGTTCCAGCTGGGTGGCGGCGATGAGGTTTTCGCGCGCTTGGGCGCGGTCGCGGTCCAACTGTTGGCGGGCGTAGTCCAGTTGATGCTGAGCGGCCGACAACTGGGCCTTGGCGGCCGCGGCGTTCTTGGTGGCGTCGGCCGGGTCGAGCTTGGCGACGACCTGGCCGGGCACGACGCTGTCGCCCAGCCGAACCTGCCGCTCAATGATCTTGCCGCCTACGCGGAAGGAAAGCGGCGTGCTGTAGCGCGCCTGCACTTCGCCCGGCAGCGTCCACGCCGGCAGCCGCTCATCCGCCTGCGTCGGCATGGCGACCACGGGACGCGGCGCCGGGGCCGGTTCTTCTTTGCGGCCGCAGGCCGAGAGGGCCAGCGCCAGCGCCAGTAGCGTGGGCAGCGTGATGCGGCGAGTCCATGGGGACGGAGCGGGCGTTGTCACGGTTGCGGCAAGGGGGCGCGCCGACGGTTGTGGGCTTGAGCCAGGAAAATTCACGAAATACCTCGCGGCGCGATAGGGGCGAAAAAGGGGAAGGCATCGGCGAGTCAAACTCGATACGGGCTGAATTCTAATGCGCATATGTATTCGGATACAAGACTGTATTTGAAAT
Coding sequences:
- a CDS encoding efflux RND transporter permease subunit; protein product: MSAPAEDPGHDHKEGKFNLSAWALRHQPLVIFLITLVTLFGVLSYSKLAQSEDPPFTFRVMVIKTLWPGATAKQVQEQVTDRIGKKLQETANTDFLRSYSRPGESLIFYTMKDSAPANTVADQWYQVRKKVGDIQATLPQGVQGPFFNDEFGDVYTNIYTLHGDGFSPAQLHDYADNLRTVLLRVPGVAKVDYFADQAEHVYVEISNTQLSRLGVTPQQIAQAINTQNAVSSAGTLTTADDRIFVRPTGQFENSRALADTLIRVNDKSIRLGDIATIHRGYDDPPTEQMRFNGKPVLGIGITMQPGQDVVRLGEALDKTFDKLKAQLPAGLTLTEVSSMPDAVSDSVDEFLRSVAEAVAIVLIVSLVSLGLRTGMVVVISIPVVLAITALFMDMFGIGLHKVSLGTLVLALGLLVDDAIIAVEMMAVKLEQGWSRARAAAFAYTSTAFPMLTGTLVTVAGFLPIALAKSSTGEYTRSIFQVSAIALITSWFAAVVLIPLLGYRLLPERKREAHQPHDHEHDIYNTRFYQRLRGWVAWCVDRRFWVLAGTVVIFVVAMAGFKLVPQQFFPSSDRTELMVDVRLQEGASFAATLRQVERLEKALEGRPEIDHSVSFVGTGAPRFYLPLDQQLPTPNFGQLVITAHSVEEREQLAQWLEPMLREKFPAIRTRLSRLENGPPVGYQVQFRVSGDKISEVRAVAEKVAAEVRADTRSVNVQFDWDEPSERSVRFDIDQQKARELGTSASDVSDFLAMTLSGYTVTQYRERDKLINVSLRAPKEERVDPARIATLAMPTPNGPVPLGSLGQVHYDLEYGVIWERDRQPTITVQADVTSGAQGIDVTHAIDKKLDAIRADLPVGYRIEVGGPVEESGKGQSSINAQMPLMAVAVLTLLMVQLQSFSRVLMVVLTAPLGLIGVVAALLLFGKPFGFVAMLGVIAMFGIIMRNSVILVDQIEQDILNGHKRVDAIVGATARRFRPIVLTAAAAVLALIPLLRSNFFGPMATALMGGITSATVLTLFFLPALYAAWFRVRHDERDEPEGVPPGANAADTLQRGA
- a CDS encoding efflux RND transporter periplasmic adaptor subunit, with amino-acid sequence MTTPAPSPWTRRITLPTLLALALALSACGRKEEPAPAPRPVVAMPTQADERLPAWTLPGEVQARYSTPLSFRVGGKIIERQVRLGDSVVPGQVVAKLDPADATKNAAAAKAQLSAAQHQLDYARQQLDRDRAQARENLIAATQLEQTRNAYASALAQRDQAAQQAALSADQLKYTTLQADHAGVITAEQADTGQNVAAGTPVYQLAWAGDIDAICDVPESVLAGLTIGQRANVTLGPLPGQNFTATLREIAPAADPQSRTYRVKLTLESPSPQVRLGMTANISFDNHGAADQATYTVPATALFHDGKDPAVWIVKPKEDTLELRRVQVLRFDARTVTLTGGVSAGERVVWQGVHTVTAGEKVRPVAPLHAEDFAS